The following proteins are encoded in a genomic region of Fusarium keratoplasticum isolate Fu6.1 chromosome 9, whole genome shotgun sequence:
- a CDS encoding MFS domain-containing protein, with amino-acid sequence MTSKDASTGGDNVIQPVTSAQAATNDDGIDKAKADASGANDAAAQFLATVGPFPPMTPEEEKKLVRKIDRWMIPLLLFMGLFAAVDKVQLATGELYGFSKDTGLVGQQYSWLGSILSLGMLVGIWPSTYLIHRLPAGKYLGGCSMCWSIMTLCIAACHNWAGLMVLRFLMGFFEAIINPGATLLISVFWKKSEQPIRNGIIMTVFSSVVNGFLSWLVGLIPEDAPLARWQYLYLLTGSMNVLYSIFMLIYLPDSPMNARFLTVEERWHAVQRLAENRTGIEGNKWKWDQAFEAVMDVKIWIMFLFNISVNIPNGGLITFGAIIIKNLGFDPQKSALLSMPNGIISSISGFIASYCAAKWVGRRTFVVMIAICFPLLGTGLVYGLPRSNIGGQLFGLYMMYCYWAPYVAAISLPQANTAGSTKKVVTYGILLLGYGTGNLIGPQTFRASQAPAYTGGTIAMLVCYCTAMLLMLVYFLVASLENRIKDRKYGSALKVDEDNLNALFDVYQDLTDKKQEDFRYIH; translated from the exons ATGACCTCCAAAGACGCCAGCACGGGAGGCGACAATGTCATTCAGCCCGTGACGAGCGCGCAAGCTGCTACCAACGACGATGGCATTGACAAGGCTAAGGCGGATGCCTCTGGTGCCAATGATGCAGCAGCCCAGTTTCTGGCAACCGTTGGTCCGTTCCCTCCAATGAccccagaggaggagaagaagctggtcCGCAAAATTGATCGTTGGATGATTCCCTTG CTGCTGTTCATGGGACTCTTTGCTGCTGTTGACAAAGTTCAGTTGGCTACTGGTGAGCTTTACGGCTTCAGCAAGGACACTGGCTTGGTCGGTCAGCAATACAGCTGGTTAGGCAGTATCCTGTCTCTCGGA ATGTTGGTCGGTATTTGGCCATCTACATACCTTATCCATCGTCTTCCGGCCGGTAAATACCTAGGTGGCTGCTCCATGTGCTGGTCCATCATGACCCTGTGCATTGCAGCTTGCCACAACTGGGCTGGTCTGATGGTTCTACGATTCCTGATGGGATTctttgaggccatcatcaatccCGGCGCTACTCTCCTCATATCTGTCTTCTGGAAGAAGTCGGAGCAGCCCATCCGCAACGGCA TCATCATGACCGTCTTCTCGTCCGTGGTCAACGGATTCCTCTCCTGGCTCGTCGGCTTGATTCCCGAGGATGCGCCCCTTGCTCGATGGCAATATCTTTACCTCCTCACGGGTTCAATGAACGTGCTCTACTCGATCTTCATGCTCATTTACCTGCCCGACTCCCCCATGAACGCCCGGTTCCTCACCGTCGAGGAGAGATGGCACGCTGTGCAGCGTCTTGCCGAGAACCGTACCGGCATTGAAGGCAACAAGTGGAAGTGGGATCAGGCCTTCGAGGCTGTCATGGATGTCAAGATCTGGATCATGTttctcttcaacatctcgGTCAACATTCCCAACGGAGGCCTCATCACTTTTggagccatcatcatcaagaacctcggATTCGATCCTCAGAAATCTGCCCTGCTCTCCATGCCCAATGGCATCATCTCGTCGATTTCGGGCTTCATAGCCTCCTACTGCGCTGCAAAATGGGTTGGCCGCCGTACCTTTGTCGTCATGATTGCCATCTGTTTCCCCCTTCTTGGAACGGGACTCGTCTACGGCCTCCCAAGATCCAATATTGGAGGCCAGCTATTTGGACTGTATATGATGTACTGCTACTGGG CCCCATACGTCGCTgcaatctccctccctcaAGCAAATACGGCCGGCAGCACAAAAAAGGTAGTCACATATGGTATCCTGCTCCTAGGCTACGGTACAGGCAACCTCATCGGGCCCCAGACCTTCCGCGCCAGCCAAGCCCCCGCGTACACCGGTGGCACTATTGCCATGCTGGTCTGCTACTGCACGGCTATGTTGCTCATGCTCGTCTACTTCCTTGTGGCTTCTTTGGAGAACCGCATCAAGGACCGCAAGTACGGCTCTGCGCTTaaggtcgacgaggacaatCTCAATGCTCTGTTTGATGTTTACCAGGATCTGACCGATAAGAAGCAGGAGGATTTCAGATATATACACTAG